One genomic region from Equus asinus isolate D_3611 breed Donkey chromosome 8, EquAss-T2T_v2, whole genome shotgun sequence encodes:
- the LOC123287943 gene encoding protein FAM246B-like: MAAEPGRQWAQARSAYGASEALRRAAGRRRDLGPQPNGPGAEEARAPGSLARLRGQLRAEAAARADAPRLLRLVERAGAAAAGAGARADARSRASVCSVCGEPRGGATYPAGVLEVSERRLQEGLAAVRAELGAGLAALRAELREELDALRALPPPPARREPRAAPRGPALLRALGTVNALAAVARPAAASAAPDGPADGGANRAPARKNLKKTPVPPGAPQGGGD, translated from the coding sequence ATGGCAGCTGAGCCCGGACGCCAGTGGGCCCAGGCGCGCAGCGCGTACGGCGCCAGCGAGGCCCTGCGGCGCGCCGCCGGCCGCCGGCGGGACCTCGGGCCGCAGCCCAACGGGCCGGGAGCCGAAGAAGCCCGCGCCCCGGGCAGCCTGGCCCGCCTGCGGGGCCAACTCCGGGCCGAGGCGGCGGCGCGGGCCGACGCGCCCCGGCTGCTGCGGCTGGTGGAGcgcgcgggggcggcggcggcgggggccggggcgcgggcgGACGCGCGCAGCCGCGCCTCGGTGTGCTCGGTGTGCGGGGAGCCGCGCGGCGGGGCCACCTACCCGGCGGGCGTCCTGGAGGTGAGCGAGCGGCGGCTGCAGGAGGGCCTGGCGGCCGTGCGCGCCGAGCTGGGCGCGGGGCTCGCGGCGCTGCGCGCGGAGCTGCGGGAGGAGCTGGACGCCCTGCGcgcgctgccgccgccgcccgcccgccgcgaGCCCCGCGCCGCCCCCCGCGGCCCGGCCCTGCTGCGGGCGCTCGGCACCGTGAACGCCCTGGCCGCGGTCGCGAggcccgccgccgcctccgccgccCCGGACGGTCCCGCCGACGGCGGCGCCAACCGGGCCCCGGCCCGGAAGAACCTGAAGAAGACGCCGGTGCCGCCCGGGGCGCCGCAGGGCGGCGGGGACTGA
- the LOC106826776 gene encoding carbonic anhydrase 15-like, producing MLSRGSALTFLALKLSFLALLLVVDADSEGAWCYDSQDPKCGPTHWKEIAPACGGPAQSPINIDLHLVQRDLTLRPFIFHGYDSAPPGPWTLENDGHTVLLHVDTGPQSRLEMQGAGLPLPAYRALQLHFHWGGPGRAGSEHSLDGQRRPMEMHAVHMNTRYQSMGEARGHPDGLAVLAVFLAEQDSDNANFSALVSGLKNVSARGVSVDLASTFPLASLLPGASGLSRYYRYSGSLTTPGCEPAVLWTVFEDAVPIGRAQVAQFQSVPQAGPPGSQPAPLTENFRPQQPLGGRRVSASPGASVRGAAPAPAPRLARVRGALLGLALSLCLQPGP from the exons ATGTTGTCTCGGGGCTCTGCACTCACCTTCCTTGCCCTCAAGCTCTCCTTCCTCGCATTGCTGCTGGTTGTGGATGCGGACTCCGAGG GAGCCTGGTGCTATGACTCCCAGGACCCAAAGTGTG gccccacccactgGAAGGAGATAGCCCCTGCCTGTGGGGGTCCAGCCCAGTCTCCCATCAACATTGACCTTCACCTGGTCCAGCGGGACCTCACCCTCAGACCTTTCATCTTTCATGGCTACGACTCAGCACCTCCGGGCCCATGGACTCTGGAGAATGATGGCCATACAG TGCTGCTCCACGTGGACACTGGCCCGCAGAGCCGCCTGGAGATGCAGGGTGCTGGGCTGCCACTACCTGCCTACCGTGCACTGCAGCTACACTTCCACTGGGGGGGCCCTGGGCGAGCAGGCTCAGAGCACAGCCTGGACGGGCAGCGCCGCCCCATGGAG ATGCACGCGGTCCACATGAACACGCGGTACCAGAGCATGGGGGAGGCTCGAGGTCACCCTGATGGGCTGGCAGTGCTGGCCGTGTTCTTGGCG GAGCAGGACTCTGACAACGCCAACTTCTCGGCCCTTGTGTCGGGCCTGAAAAACGTGTCTGCGCGCG GGGTCTCCGTGGATCTGGCGTCCACCTTCCCGCTGGCCTCGCTGCTGCCCGGCGCCTCCGGCCTCTCGCGCTACTATCGCTACTCGGGGTCGCTGACCACGCCCGGCTGCGAGCCCGCCGTGCTCTGGACGGTCTTCGAGGACGCGGTGCCCATCGGGCGCGCGCAG GTGGCCCAGTTCCAGTCGGTGCCCCAGGCCGGGCCCCCAGGCTCGCAGCCCGCGCCGCTCACAGAGAACTTCCGCCCGCAGCAGCCTCTCGGGGGGCGCAGGGTCTCGGCCTCTCCTGGCGCCTCCGTCCGCGGGGCAGCCCCGGCCCCCGCTCCCCGCCTGGCCCGCGTGCGCGGGGCTCTGCTGGGCCTGGCGCTCAGCCTGTGCCTCCAGCCGGGCCCCTAG